The Vigna unguiculata cultivar IT97K-499-35 chromosome 6, ASM411807v1, whole genome shotgun sequence genome contains a region encoding:
- the LOC114189205 gene encoding uncharacterized protein LOC114189205 produces the protein MGDLMQRIMAMIEAEQAAKGSNNASSNSFNNHGSGPQDFGGATINSGQYAGNRNRFKHSEHYGERILNNTGTFNGNGNGGTIQGGFKAETSNFY, from the coding sequence ATGGGAGACTTGATGCAGAGAATTATGGCAATGATTGAGGCTGAGCAAGCAGCCAAAGGCTCCAACAATGCTTCTTCAAACTCATTCAACAACCATGGCAGCGGTCCCCAGGATTTCGGCGGTGCAACCATCAACAGTGGTCAATATGCAGGTAACCGTAACAGGTTTAAACACTCAGAGCACTACGGTGAACGGATTCTGAATAACACTGGTACTTTCAACGGTAATGGCAACGGAGGGACTATTCAGGGTGGCTTTAAG